A DNA window from Terriglobales bacterium contains the following coding sequences:
- a CDS encoding metal-sensitive transcriptional regulator, with amino-acid sequence MKPKLKKNSAPAVCGCEATGSHRKAAAVDPEIKTGNLHRLNRIEGQIRGLQKMVEEDRYCADILMQISSVQEALRGVSRELMRNHLRHCVTQAVQKGSKQEAAGMYEEIVEFMFRNKSS; translated from the coding sequence ATGAAGCCGAAACTCAAAAAGAACTCTGCTCCTGCTGTATGCGGTTGCGAAGCTACAGGTTCGCATCGTAAGGCGGCAGCGGTTGATCCCGAGATCAAAACCGGTAACCTGCACCGCCTGAACCGCATTGAAGGACAAATCCGCGGCCTGCAAAAGATGGTCGAGGAAGACCGCTACTGTGCCGACATCCTGATGCAAATTTCATCGGTGCAGGAGGCGCTGCGCGGCGTAAGCAGGGAACTGATGCGGAACCATTTGCGGCATTGCGTTACCCAGGCGGTGCAAAAGGGATCCAAGCAAGAGGCGGCGGGTATGTATGAAGAAATTGTTGAGTTCATGTTCAGGAATAAAAGCTCTTAG